Proteins encoded by one window of Anopheles maculipalpis chromosome 2RL, idAnoMacuDA_375_x, whole genome shotgun sequence:
- the LOC126566968 gene encoding cytochrome P450 4V2-like has product MFAIILLSIASCIIYYYTFVARVRYARDIPTAKPCYPLIGNGFSFMEKSPVKLFLNVVQPFTQYERWFKVWLGPQLILCTSHPILAESVLNHPKCLEKPFFYSFVQLEHGILTRNYQRWKRYRKVLSPAFSTSKVSNALPSFVACASSLMAKLELMLDKRSTISLAPLLSDCMLNMIFSTTLGVNAVEQHEAKNILTNLDSLFQMISARAINALYHYDWIYKFTSNYREETKSRTECYRVVDKVLALRRQALENASYEASDSPAMLDRLLTTIDDGPLTDTEIVHNIYSIVGAGNDTTAHSIGHTCLFLAMHPTVQNKLHQELCDVFYHRDDPITEENLKKLTFMECVLKESLRLAPPGATVAREAQEDLHVDGQFIPRGTTVVVSLFALHRRKDFWGADADQFDPERFLPNRSEGRPSAVFMPFNTGSRNCLGSRYAMMAMKVILTMIVRSFKLHTSMKMEQMKFRFDIALKQEEGYLIQFERRVN; this is encoded by the exons ATgtttgcaataattttgttGTCTATCGCATCGTGTATCATTTATTACTACACATTTGTGGCACGTGTTCGATATGCGCGGGACATTCCTACTGCAAAGCCTTGCTATCCACTGATAGGCAATGGTTTTTCATTTATGGAAAAATCACCGGTTAAATTGTTCCTGAACGTGGTTCAACCGTTTACACAGTATGAGCGATGGTTCAAAGTGTGGCTTGGGCCTCAGCTCATACTGTGTACATCTCATCCGATCCTTGCGGAGTCCGTGCTTAACCATCCCAAGTGTCTCGAAAAACCGTTCTTTTATAGTTTTGTGCAATTAGAGCATGGTATTCTGACTCGTAATT ATCAACGCTGGAAACGATATCGGAAAGTACTGAGTCCGGCATTCAGTACCAGCAAGGTTAGCAACGCTTTACCATCATTCGTAGCCTGTGCGAGTAGTCTAATGGCAAAGCTGGAGTTAATGCTAGACAAAAGGTCTACAATTTCGTTAGCTCCATTGTTGAGTGACTGTATGTTGAACATGATATTTTCTACCACGCTGGGTGTGAATGCGGTGGAGCAGCATGAGGCAAAGAATATTCTAACGAACCTGGACAG TTTGTTTCAGATGATATCGGCTCGTGCAATAAATGCCTTGTATCACTACGACTGGATTTACAAGTTTACAAGTAACTAtagagaagaaacaaaatccaGAACCGAGTGCTATCGTGTAGTAGATAAG GTTCTTGCATTAAGGAGACAAGCGTTGGAAAATGCATCCTATGAAGCCAGCGATTCTCCAGCAATGCTGGATCGCCTGCTAACCACAATAGACGATGGTCCCCTGACAGATACAGAAATTGTCCACAACATTTACTCAATCGTTGGAGCA GGCAACGATACGACAGCACACTCGATTGGTCATACCTGTCTATTTCTCGCAATGCATCCCACCGTCCAAAACAAGCTGCATCAGGAACTGTGTGACGTTTTTTACCACCGTGATGATCCTATCACGGAGGAAAACCTTAAAAAATTAACCTTTATGGAGTGCGTACTAAAGGAAAGCTTACGGTTAGCTCCACCCGGTGCTACAGTTGCACGTGAGGCTCAAGAAGATTTACACGTCGACGGGCAGTTCATCCCGCGTGGCACTACGGTAGTCGTCAGTCTGTTCGCATTGCATCGGCGAAAGGACTTTTGGGGTGCAGATGCTGATCAGTTTGATCCGGAACGTTTCTTACCGAACCGTAGCGAAGGAAGACCGTCTGCGGTGTTCATGCCGTTCAATACTGGTAGCCGTAACTGTCTCGGTTCAAGGTACGCCATGATGGCGATGAAGGTAATATTGACGATGATCGTACGCTCGTTTAAGCTTCACACTAGCATGAAAATGGAGCAAATGAAGTTTCGATTCGATATTGCGCTCAAACAAGAGGAAGGATATTTAATACAGTTCGAACGAAGAGTGAATTAG
- the LOC126557993 gene encoding uncharacterized protein LOC126557993, whose amino-acid sequence MDHRKILSTILLLWGSMQGYAKISPKIMSLQQVLYTELQSLEKSALITHPDHTAPYESASSRLRTVFREFEQQNQESITAVLKVLALIDHTLENTIQDCEKVFHLPSLDSENVLFREVTLPLLHHVETLCQLIADQDFGAIESTMEIVEQEASRYRQRLDETKRNMQTVLSELDGDLETSSLSRKVDSLYEEIELMNTTVCEATISAAKIMFERQQKIANSLAQFEGSNSDDRMDGTLSNFTTFLQYEAEELAEDLREQLESWFNETEAMINVVAEEVQYIPRNLMESPIDSFLRKESSLKCLAEYSNQKVVENIMQGLESILQCFSITTNAERLFAIANNLLKEIGDDVQHILEDIVHCHQSTELDGYDADDYGAIASCFEMSNSILEAMEDYIDSKMDVIFYQVALALHLNELKMETCVYYRSREMMLAVSLVNHQYKKCHLKGEIEL is encoded by the exons ATGGATCATCGTAAAATATTATCGACAATATTACTCCTCTGGGGAAGT ATGCAAGGTTATGCAAAAATTTCCCCCAAAATTATGTCGCTTCAGCAGGTTCTGTACACGGAACTGCAATCGCTGGAAAAGAGTGCTTTGATAACTCACCCCGACCACACAGCTCCCTACGAAAGTGCTTCAAGCCGATTGCGTACCGTTTTCCGCGAGTTTGAACAGCAAAACCAGGAAAGTATCACTGCCGTTTTGAAAGTGTTGGCATTAATTGATCATACGCTAGAGAACACGATACAAGACTGTGAAAAAGTGTTTCATCTTCCATCGCTCGATAGTGAGAATGTTCTGTTTCGCGAGGTAACGCTACCACTGTTACACCACGTTGAAACGCTTTGCCAGCTAATAGCCGATCAAGATTTCGGTGCGATAGAATCGACGATGGAGATAGTGGAACAGGAAGCAAGCCGTTACCGCCAACGATTGgacgaaacgaaacgtaaTATGCAGACTGTGCTGAGCGAGTTGGACGGCGACCTGGAAACATCTTCATTGTCGAGGAAAGTTGACAGTTTGTATGAAGAGATAGAGTTAATGAATACCACGGTTTGTGAAGCGACTATCTCCGCTGCTAAAATTATGTTCGagagacaacaaaaaatagcaaatagtCTCGCACAGTTTGAAGGCTCAAACTCTGATGATCGTATGGATGGAACGTTGTCAAACTTTACGACATTTTTGCAATACGAAGCAGAAGAGCTGGCTGAGGACCTAAGGGAGCAGCTTGAAAGTTGGTTCAATGAAACGGAAGCCATGATCAACGTAGTTGCGGAGGAAGTTCAATACATACCACGTAATCTAATGGAGTCCCCGATCGATAGCTTTCTACGCAAGGAGAGTTCATTGAAATGTTTAGCCGAGTACAGCAACCAAAAGGTGGTAGAAAATATAATGCAAGGTTTAGAAAGCATATTGCAGTGCTTCAGTATTACAACCAATGCCGAGCGTCTATTTGCAATAGCGAACAATCTACTCAAGGAAATTGGCGATGATGTTCAACACATTTTGGAAGATATTGTACACTGCCATCAAAGTACTGAACTGGATGGGTACGATGCAGATGATTACGGAGCAATCGCAAGCTGTTTCGAAATG tCAAACTCGATCTTAGAAGCAATGGAAGACTACATTGACTCTAAAATGGACGTAATCTTCTATCAGGTCGCACTAGCGCTGCACCTGAATGAGCTTAAAATGGAGACGTGTGTGTACTATAGATCACGCGAGATGATGCTGGCAGTGTCGTTAGTCAACCATCAATATAAGAAGTGTCATTTGAAAGGGGAAATAGAATTGtga
- the LOC126566982 gene encoding cytochrome P450 4c21-like, which yields MITLLLLGFGILSLYVYCKIKFKFAEKIPCVEPLHPIFGNGLEFAQKNSYEIFKSLTRAYKDNKRIFKLCFGPIPVICPTHPDLIQKIMTEQASMDKPFVYDFMRVEHGLLTAQYDEWRVHRKALNPTFNTRILNSFIPIFTDCVGKMITNMERHAGDEKPINILEFTSPCTLEMICRTSLGGKVLEREGKQEFIEGLEIILHNVGLRMFNANLYPEFVYKYTRFYRAEMEARKICYAFTDKVIREKRAKFEERLRHTTDGNNNSTMADKNGNVVFAEEEDDMLNYKKPQIFVDQLLTIPNDGKPFTHEEITDHIYTMIAAGNETSATQAAHACLLLAMHPEIQERAAAEVRELLADDVEYTHELLKSMEYLERVIKESQRLCPVAAVYGRKTIGTIQLDEYVIPKGFILLLNVFALHRQKEYWGPNADRFDPDQFLPERAKARHPYAYLPFSGGPRGCIGSRYAMMSLKIMLSQILKHFRLTTDIPYEKMDFKFKVSMHLSFEHLVKLEPRA from the exons ATGATAACGCTTCTGCTGCTAGGTTTCGGCATCCTTTCGCTCTACGTGTACTGCAAGATAAAGTTTAAGTTCGCGGAAAAAATCCCTTGCGTTGAGCCGTTGCATCCGATCTTTGGCAATGGGCTCGAGTTTGCGCAGAAAAACTCGTACGAAATCTTTAAAAGCCTAACACGTGCGTACAAGGATAACAAACGTATCTTCAAGCTATGCTTCGGACCAATCCCGGTCATCTGTCCGACGCATCCGGATCTGATACAGAAAATTATGACTGAACAGGCCAGCATGGACAAACCGTTCGTGTATGATTTCATGCGCGTGGAACATGGATTGCTTACGGCACAGT ATGACGAATGGCGTGTGCATCGAAAAGCGCTGAATCCAACGTTTAACACACGCATCCTCAACAGTTTCATCCCGATCTTTACCGACTGTGTTGGGAAAATGATCACCAACATGGAACGTCACGCAGGCGATGAAAAACCAATCAACATACTTGAGTTTACCTCGCCCTGCACGCTGGAAATGATTTGTCGTACCTCGCTCGGCGGGAAGGTACTGGAAAGGGAAGGCAAACAGGAGTTTATCGAAGGGCTGGAAAT TATCCTTCACAATGTAGGCCTTCGAATGTTTAACGCAAATCTCTACCCCGAGTTTGTGTACAAGTACACCCGTTTCTATCGTGCAGAAATGGAAGCGCGTAAGATTTGTTACGCTTTCACGGACAAG GTAATTCGTGAAAAGCGTGCCAAGTTCGAGGAACGACTCCGTCATACCACTGATGGTAATAATAATAGCACGATGGCCGATAAAAATGGCAACGTCGTCTTTgctgaagaagaagacgataTGCTCAACTACAAGAAGCCTCAAATCTTTGTCGACCAGCTGCTGACCATACCGAACGACGGTAAACCGTTTACGCACGAAGAGATCACCGACCATATCTATACGATGATAGCTGCT GGAAACGAGACATCCGCTACGCAGGCTGCCCACGCCTGTCTGCTGTTGGCCATGCACCCAGAGATACAGGAACGAGCAGCGGCAGAAGTGCGCGAGCTGCTGGCGGATGACGTTGAGTACACGCACGAGCTACTCAAATCGATGGAGTACCTGGAACGTGTCATCAAGGAATCACAACGGCTATGCCCGGTAGCGGCCGTCTACGGTCGCAAAACGATCGGCACGATCCAGCTGGACGAGTATGTGATTCCGAAAGGATTCATCCTGCTGCTGAACGTGTTTGCCCTGCACCGACAGAAGGAGTATTGGGGCCCGAACGCGGACCGCTTTGATCCGGACCAATTTTTACCGGAGCGTGCGAAGGCACGCCACCCGTACGCCTATCTACCGTTCAGCGGAGGTCCACGGGGATGCATCGGGAGTCGGTATGCTATGATGAGTTTGAAAATTATGCTATCACAAATATTGAAACACTTTCGACTTACCACGGACATACCGTACGAAAAGATGGACTTTAAGTTCAAGGTCTCGATGCATCTTTCGTTCGAGCATCTTGTAAAGTTGGAGCCACGTGCGTAG